A window of Clavibacter michiganensis contains these coding sequences:
- a CDS encoding beta-ketoacyl-[acyl-carrier-protein] synthase family protein — MSTHRVLVTGIGAVTPLGPTMTTTWDRLLEGRSGIDRLQGIPADDLRVRIGGEVADFDPGLHLSHADLRRHDPYAWYGIAAAEEALLTSGCLRDGAMGIDQATTGVTTATGYGASKLNQDGTRVLDANGPRAVSPYLAVYGSPDVLGAHISIAHGLRGASYALSAACATGAIALGEAMRAIRHGYLSAVLVVGAEHPLNRQDISATANTRALTAEWNDDPSRASRPFDRRRSGFVMSSGATAMLLESEESARRHGRVGIAELAGYGVTTDAHHMTAPEPTGAGAVAAMRAALADGGESPDGIDHVNAHGTSTQMNDATELGAIREVFGPRATRLPITATKSMTGHLLGATGVLEAAIAALTVNRGVIPPTINLEDNEFPDYDIVTTTRRQEVRAVLSNSFGFGGHNASLLLRAVG; from the coding sequence ATGAGCACGCACCGTGTCCTCGTGACCGGGATCGGCGCCGTGACGCCGCTCGGCCCGACAATGACCACCACCTGGGACCGCCTCCTGGAGGGGAGGAGCGGGATCGACCGCCTGCAGGGCATCCCGGCCGACGACCTCCGCGTCCGGATCGGCGGGGAGGTCGCGGACTTCGACCCGGGCCTGCACCTCAGCCACGCGGACCTCCGCCGCCACGACCCCTACGCCTGGTACGGCATCGCCGCGGCCGAGGAGGCGCTCCTCACCTCCGGCTGCCTGCGCGACGGGGCGATGGGCATCGACCAGGCGACCACCGGGGTGACCACCGCCACCGGGTACGGGGCGTCCAAGCTCAACCAGGACGGGACGCGCGTCCTCGATGCGAACGGCCCCCGCGCCGTCTCGCCGTACCTCGCGGTGTACGGCTCCCCGGACGTGCTCGGCGCGCACATCAGCATCGCCCACGGGCTGCGGGGGGCGAGCTACGCGCTCTCCGCCGCGTGCGCCACGGGGGCCATCGCGCTGGGCGAGGCGATGCGCGCCATCCGGCACGGCTACCTCTCGGCCGTCCTCGTGGTCGGCGCGGAGCACCCCCTGAACCGGCAGGACATCTCGGCGACGGCCAACACCCGTGCGCTCACGGCCGAGTGGAACGACGATCCGTCGCGCGCGAGCCGTCCGTTCGACCGGCGGAGGTCCGGGTTCGTGATGTCGTCGGGGGCCACGGCGATGCTGCTGGAGTCCGAGGAGTCCGCGCGTCGGCACGGCCGGGTCGGGATCGCCGAGCTCGCCGGCTACGGGGTCACGACCGACGCCCACCACATGACCGCGCCGGAGCCCACGGGCGCGGGCGCCGTCGCGGCGATGCGCGCGGCCCTTGCCGACGGCGGCGAGTCCCCCGACGGGATCGACCACGTGAACGCGCACGGCACGAGCACGCAGATGAACGACGCCACGGAGCTCGGGGCGATCCGGGAGGTGTTCGGTCCGCGGGCGACGCGACTGCCGATCACGGCGACGAAGTCGATGACCGGGCACCTGCTGGGCGCCACCGGGGTCCTCGAGGCGGCCATCGCCGCCCTGACCGTGAACCGCGGCGTCATCCCGCCCACCATCAACCTCGAGGACAACGAGTTCCCGGACTACGACATCGTGACGACGACGCGACGGCAGGAGGTCCGGGCCGTGCTCTCCAACTCGTTCGGGTTCGGTGGGCACAACGCGAGCCTGCTGCTCCGGGCCGTCGGATGA
- a CDS encoding ABC transporter ATP-binding protein, with the protein MNDELLSAHGVGKTYSTRSTTSTALDDVSLEVRAGDRLAITGRSGSGKSTLMHVLSLLHSPTSGDVRVAGQPASGMSERQKDRVRNERFGFVFQNFQLDHRQSVADNVSLPLRIAGKSRAAARRRSLDLLDRFGLAALAARRAGDLSGGQKQRVAIARALANEPQILFADEPTGSLDSQNAEVVAETLLAYPDEGDTALVLVTHDDALARRCSRVIRVQDGRLADLAEAVAR; encoded by the coding sequence ATGAATGACGAGCTCCTGTCCGCCCACGGGGTGGGCAAGACGTACAGCACGCGCAGCACGACCTCCACGGCGCTCGACGACGTCTCCCTGGAGGTGCGCGCCGGCGACCGGCTCGCGATCACCGGCCGCAGCGGGAGCGGCAAGTCCACGCTCATGCACGTGCTGAGCCTGCTCCACTCGCCCACGTCCGGGGACGTGCGGGTCGCGGGGCAGCCCGCGAGCGGCATGTCGGAGCGGCAGAAGGACCGCGTGCGGAACGAGCGCTTCGGGTTCGTGTTCCAGAACTTCCAGCTCGACCACCGCCAGTCGGTCGCCGACAACGTGAGCCTGCCGCTCCGGATCGCCGGGAAGAGTCGAGCCGCCGCCCGACGCCGATCCCTGGATCTCCTGGATCGCTTCGGACTGGCGGCGCTCGCCGCGCGTCGTGCCGGCGACCTGTCCGGCGGACAGAAGCAGCGCGTCGCGATCGCACGTGCTCTCGCCAACGAGCCGCAGATCCTGTTCGCGGACGAGCCGACCGGCAGCCTCGACTCGCAGAACGCGGAGGTGGTGGCGGAGACCCTGCTCGCCTACCCCGACGAGGGCGACACCGCCCTGGTCCTCGTGACCCATGACGACGCGCTCGCGCGACGCTGCTCACGGGTGATCCGCGTCCAGGACGGTCGGCTCGCCGACCTCGCCGAGGCGGTGGCGCGATGA
- a CDS encoding SDR family oxidoreductase, producing MKTWFITGASKGFGREWAEAALERGDRVAATARDTSALDALVERHGDAVLPLRLDVTDRDAGIAAVQQAAERFGSLDVVVNNAGFGQFGAIEEITEDEARGQFETNVFGALWITQAAVAIMREQGSGHIVQVSSIGGISAFTTTGIYHASKWALEGLSQSLSLEVAEFGIHVTLVEPAGYSTDWSGASAKRSEPIAAYDGMRERRAEGYKNTTPGDPTATRDAILAIVDAEEPPLRIFLGDGPLAIAEQDYASRLATWREWEDVSVAAHGKTGSSADED from the coding sequence ATGAAGACGTGGTTCATCACCGGCGCGTCCAAGGGCTTCGGCCGCGAGTGGGCGGAGGCGGCGCTCGAGCGCGGCGACCGCGTCGCCGCGACGGCCCGGGACACCTCCGCCCTCGACGCGCTCGTCGAGCGGCACGGCGACGCCGTGCTCCCCCTCCGGCTCGACGTCACCGACCGCGACGCCGGCATCGCCGCCGTGCAGCAGGCGGCGGAGCGCTTCGGCTCGCTCGACGTCGTCGTCAACAACGCGGGCTTCGGCCAGTTCGGCGCGATCGAGGAGATCACCGAGGACGAGGCGCGCGGCCAGTTCGAGACCAACGTGTTCGGCGCGCTCTGGATCACGCAGGCCGCAGTCGCGATCATGCGCGAGCAGGGATCCGGGCACATCGTGCAGGTCTCGAGCATCGGCGGCATCAGCGCGTTCACCACCACCGGCATCTACCACGCGTCGAAGTGGGCGCTCGAGGGCCTCAGCCAGTCGCTGTCGCTCGAGGTGGCGGAGTTCGGGATCCACGTGACGCTCGTCGAGCCCGCCGGGTACAGCACCGACTGGTCGGGCGCGTCGGCCAAGCGCAGCGAGCCGATCGCGGCCTACGACGGCATGCGGGAGCGCCGGGCCGAGGGATACAAGAACACGACGCCGGGCGACCCGACGGCGACGCGCGACGCGATCCTCGCGATCGTCGACGCGGAGGAGCCGCCGCTGCGGATCTTCCTCGGCGACGGCCCGCTCGCCATCGCGGAGCAGGACTACGCGTCGCGCCTCGCGACGTGGCGGGAGTGGGAGGACGTGTCGGTCGCGGCGCACGGGAAGACGGGGTCCTCCGCCGACGAGGACTGA
- a CDS encoding GNAT family N-acetyltransferase, which yields MPRERLRLRPPRDEDFPLISRWISADSAGAAYTGDVGENVSPERIRELHVSGAVNYLMIDVPGLGAVGLVNWGHRGHSRAYAIAIVLGEESHWQSGYGAEAFVRLIDHLFQQLDAWRVEITTASYNPYTIPAFARLRLTIEGVLRDYFYIDGEYHDATVWSLIRPEYFAAIDQGDPFGAAPFAPAVPPEAKAKARAALASYLSGTPNASWLR from the coding sequence ATGCCCCGCGAACGCCTCCGCCTCCGTCCTCCCCGCGACGAGGACTTCCCCCTCATCTCCCGTTGGATCTCCGCCGACTCCGCCGGCGCCGCGTACACCGGCGACGTGGGGGAGAACGTCTCCCCGGAACGGATCCGCGAGCTGCACGTCTCCGGGGCCGTGAACTACCTCATGATCGACGTGCCCGGCCTCGGCGCCGTCGGCCTGGTCAACTGGGGGCACCGCGGGCACTCGCGCGCCTACGCGATCGCCATCGTGCTCGGGGAGGAGTCCCACTGGCAGAGCGGGTACGGCGCAGAGGCCTTCGTGCGCCTCATCGACCATCTGTTCCAGCAGCTCGACGCGTGGCGGGTCGAGATCACGACCGCGTCGTACAACCCGTACACGATCCCCGCCTTCGCACGCCTGCGTCTCACGATCGAGGGCGTGCTGCGCGACTACTTCTACATCGACGGCGAGTACCACGACGCGACCGTGTGGTCCCTGATCCGACCCGAGTACTTCGCCGCGATCGACCAGGGGGACCCCTTCGGAGCCGCGCCGTTCGCGCCGGCGGTCCCTCCCGAGGCCAAGGCCAAGGCCCGGGCGGCCCTCGCCTCCTACCTGTCCGGCACCCCGAACGCATCCTGGCTGCGATGA
- a CDS encoding aldehyde dehydrogenase family protein, with protein MTAGFGGLRALHGHGISLPAPALEGVVGSMSGLLQARGIRPDDRVALVSDDSPRTVIAWLALINSDVTVVLVDDVATASSSAVGAAWVVVTDRRGVRDRASGPERVVDVSDEVRAACRSRPDAGLDSLRVPVDLGRWFLREEALGVLTSGTSGTPVVVVKSGAEILENVRATIRAVGYGEGDVFMPLLPLRGQYGGSVVLTAIVAGGELVLTCRLRMGEAVRTAERHAVTAVDASPRVHEGLLSWIRAHPDALPGLASVRVWGVGGSPVGPGLLRDFRAAVGRPLIDGYGSTQLGNVAFSPDGGPGLEPVDTYRTRIAPVTDAHSHSDTDSETDSDTDAMAGRLLVRRTDGRPMAHGRLPDAGDGWADTGDYASVVDGRLRVHGRFGVTQRNGYLLDLAAMELRLLSHGVPAAAVAIEGEGEPRVWLFVEDELRRAVPFWRGIVEHVLPAEAQPNHIEVVGKLPRTAADKVGRDRVRAMARRLERGRAVRMSDGAAPADDAELLDHLILRARDRGDRLLDILTAAGDRASAETELESFLDVLVDAYVDAPPGAPGTGPDDDARAPVFVMLPSNAVLESFALFCIVPLIQGRRVVVRPARAIEDVFLAVVAEFADLLPGVEVDGSDRTPFLARARAAQADVVLSGRRSTADEVATTIGRARSLVFFGSGHNPVIVGPDADIARAAEEVVTARLHAWGQDCLAPDVVFVDRRVADAFSAALVESVTAGADRRSPLPPLLRRRTLSGALDYLARHADRVAHGGEPLWRRHTISPAVVRFDLDAFPGPEEHFAPIITVVEHDDVERVVELLLTTAPYPENAMGVTLYGVEDRHARALVGSYTVAVDRPLAGATRGYEPFGGAGASSGFVLSGGRRQNGPIHLPTALHGDRTTTPTGRIAT; from the coding sequence ATGACAGCCGGGTTCGGCGGGCTGCGGGCCCTGCACGGCCACGGCATCTCGCTGCCGGCCCCCGCGCTCGAGGGCGTCGTCGGCAGCATGTCGGGTCTGCTCCAGGCCCGGGGCATCCGTCCCGACGACCGCGTCGCGCTCGTCTCGGACGACTCCCCGCGCACCGTGATCGCGTGGCTCGCCCTGATCAACAGCGACGTGACGGTCGTCCTCGTGGACGACGTCGCGACGGCGTCGTCGTCGGCCGTCGGAGCCGCGTGGGTCGTCGTCACCGACCGTCGCGGCGTGCGCGACCGCGCGAGCGGTCCCGAGCGCGTCGTCGACGTGAGCGACGAGGTCCGCGCCGCCTGCCGTTCCCGGCCCGACGCGGGTCTGGACAGCCTCCGCGTGCCCGTCGACCTCGGCCGCTGGTTCCTCCGGGAGGAAGCCCTGGGCGTCCTGACCTCGGGCACGAGCGGGACGCCGGTCGTCGTCGTCAAGTCCGGCGCGGAGATCCTCGAGAACGTGCGCGCCACCATCAGGGCCGTCGGATACGGCGAGGGCGACGTCTTCATGCCGCTGCTCCCCCTGCGGGGCCAGTACGGGGGCAGCGTCGTGCTCACCGCGATCGTCGCGGGCGGTGAGCTGGTGCTCACCTGCCGGCTGCGCATGGGCGAGGCCGTGCGCACCGCGGAGCGGCACGCGGTCACCGCGGTCGACGCGAGCCCGCGCGTCCACGAGGGCCTGCTCTCCTGGATCCGCGCGCATCCCGACGCGCTGCCCGGGCTGGCCTCCGTGCGCGTCTGGGGCGTGGGCGGCTCACCGGTCGGCCCCGGCCTGCTCCGCGACTTCCGGGCAGCGGTCGGCCGGCCCCTCATCGACGGCTACGGGTCCACGCAGCTCGGCAACGTGGCCTTCTCCCCCGATGGGGGACCGGGACTCGAGCCCGTCGACACGTACCGCACGAGGATCGCGCCCGTCACGGACGCGCACTCGCACTCCGACACGGACTCGGAGACGGACTCGGACACGGACGCGATGGCCGGTCGGCTGCTCGTCCGCCGGACCGACGGGCGTCCGATGGCGCACGGCCGGCTGCCCGACGCGGGCGACGGCTGGGCCGACACCGGGGACTACGCGAGCGTCGTCGACGGTCGGCTCCGGGTCCACGGCCGCTTCGGCGTCACCCAGCGCAACGGCTACCTCCTCGACCTGGCCGCGATGGAGCTCCGTCTCCTCAGCCACGGGGTGCCGGCGGCGGCGGTCGCGATCGAGGGCGAGGGCGAGCCGCGCGTGTGGCTGTTCGTGGAGGACGAGCTGCGGCGGGCGGTGCCCTTCTGGCGGGGCATCGTCGAACACGTCCTGCCCGCCGAGGCGCAGCCGAACCACATCGAGGTCGTCGGCAAGCTGCCGCGGACAGCGGCCGACAAGGTCGGGAGGGACCGCGTGCGCGCGATGGCTCGCCGGCTGGAGCGCGGACGCGCCGTCCGCATGTCGGACGGCGCCGCGCCGGCGGACGACGCCGAGCTGCTCGACCACCTGATCCTGCGGGCCCGCGACCGCGGCGACCGGCTCCTCGACATCCTCACCGCGGCGGGCGACCGGGCCAGCGCCGAGACGGAGCTCGAGTCCTTCCTCGACGTCCTCGTCGACGCCTACGTCGACGCACCCCCTGGGGCGCCGGGCACGGGCCCGGACGATGACGCGCGGGCGCCCGTCTTCGTCATGCTGCCGTCCAACGCCGTGCTGGAGTCGTTCGCCCTCTTCTGCATCGTCCCCCTGATCCAGGGGCGGCGCGTCGTCGTGCGTCCCGCGCGCGCCATCGAGGACGTCTTCCTCGCCGTCGTCGCGGAGTTCGCCGACCTCCTGCCGGGCGTGGAGGTGGACGGCTCGGACAGGACGCCCTTCCTGGCCCGAGCCCGCGCCGCGCAGGCGGACGTCGTCCTGAGCGGCCGGCGGAGCACGGCGGACGAGGTGGCGACGACGATCGGGCGGGCCCGTTCCCTGGTCTTCTTCGGCTCCGGGCACAACCCCGTGATCGTCGGCCCCGACGCGGACATCGCCCGGGCCGCCGAGGAGGTGGTGACCGCTCGGCTGCATGCCTGGGGCCAGGACTGCCTGGCACCGGACGTCGTGTTCGTCGACAGGCGCGTGGCGGACGCGTTCTCGGCCGCGCTCGTCGAGTCGGTGACCGCAGGTGCCGACCGGCGGTCTCCGCTGCCCCCTCTCCTGCGGCGCAGGACGCTCTCGGGCGCGCTCGACTACCTCGCACGGCACGCGGACCGCGTCGCGCACGGCGGTGAGCCGCTCTGGCGCCGCCACACCATCTCCCCGGCGGTGGTGCGATTCGACCTCGACGCGTTCCCCGGACCCGAGGAGCACTTCGCCCCGATCATCACCGTCGTGGAGCACGACGACGTCGAGCGCGTCGTCGAGCTCCTGCTGACGACCGCCCCGTACCCCGAGAACGCCATGGGCGTGACCCTCTACGGCGTCGAGGACCGACACGCGCGCGCTCTCGTGGGCAGCTACACCGTCGCGGTCGACCGCCCGCTCGCGGGAGCGACGCGCGGCTACGAGCCGTTCGGCGGGGCGGGCGCGTCATCCGGCTTCGTCCTCTCGGGCGGTCGCCGGCAGAACGGCCCCATCCACCTCCCCACCGCGCTCCACGGGGACCGCACGACGACCCCCACCGGAAGGATCGCGACATGA
- a CDS encoding thiamine pyrophosphate-binding protein, translating into MSGALGHPDPAAGERAIPPDAATSDPWAVVARTLLEHGVRQVLGLPDDDMASLAAFRTAGIDFVWMSSQRTAVSAAAGQAIASRRPAVVVVGRGPGVAATVPSLLEALAAHAPVLVLASGTASARLRDRAFQDAPTLALAAPVTVWAERVETGAALPGAIAEALARAGAVPGGPVLLEIPDGLTVEGEVRRPSTRMELPELLSAFLAAERPVILVGGGARGAVPPAALHELADRAGAGVAVTASGRGAASEGASTFLGVAGLYLPEESAAVVRDATVVLAVGTRLEETAVTGLPGDTPVLQVDAAVSGIDRGRAGGHVIADAGDALRALAEALPEARTTHAAWRRRVASAIPAAVRSERYRGSPLAAVLRSLADALPEGTVVVHENGLRDIWSYLAPVFRLPDGCTAVAPSELTTLGSGVAAAAGIALGGAPLTVCICGDGAFSTLLPDLGLFARRPMPLLYVILDDGGYGWLDSQARAAGLASDFTRGSLIEALLPSVGGSCEVLTVGDGGDPAPVLRDAVARAGLGRVTLVRVPVGRADVPPLNEAP; encoded by the coding sequence ATGAGCGGGGCATTAGGGCACCCGGATCCCGCGGCGGGGGAGCGCGCGATCCCGCCCGACGCGGCGACGTCGGATCCGTGGGCCGTGGTCGCGCGGACCCTCTTGGAGCACGGCGTCCGTCAGGTCCTCGGCCTGCCCGACGACGACATGGCCTCGCTGGCCGCGTTCCGCACCGCGGGCATCGACTTCGTCTGGATGAGCAGCCAGCGGACGGCCGTGTCCGCCGCCGCAGGGCAGGCGATCGCGTCCCGACGTCCCGCCGTCGTGGTCGTGGGCCGCGGTCCGGGAGTCGCCGCGACGGTGCCGTCCCTCCTCGAGGCGCTCGCCGCGCACGCCCCCGTGCTGGTCCTCGCGTCGGGCACGGCGTCGGCCAGGCTCCGCGACCGTGCGTTCCAGGACGCCCCGACGCTGGCGCTGGCGGCGCCGGTCACCGTCTGGGCGGAACGCGTCGAGACGGGGGCGGCGCTCCCGGGGGCGATCGCCGAGGCGCTCGCCCGGGCCGGGGCCGTGCCGGGCGGACCGGTGCTGCTCGAGATCCCGGACGGTCTGACGGTGGAGGGGGAGGTGCGCCGCCCGAGCACGAGGATGGAGCTGCCGGAGCTCCTGTCGGCGTTCCTCGCCGCCGAGCGTCCGGTGATCCTCGTGGGCGGCGGCGCCCGCGGGGCGGTCCCGCCGGCCGCTCTCCACGAGCTGGCCGACAGGGCCGGGGCGGGCGTGGCGGTGACCGCGTCCGGTCGCGGCGCGGCCTCGGAGGGCGCGTCCACGTTCCTCGGCGTCGCCGGGCTCTACCTCCCCGAGGAGAGCGCGGCCGTCGTGCGCGACGCGACCGTCGTGCTCGCGGTCGGCACCCGGTTGGAGGAGACCGCGGTCACGGGCCTCCCCGGCGACACCCCCGTGCTGCAGGTCGACGCCGCCGTCTCGGGCATCGACCGTGGGCGCGCGGGCGGTCACGTCATCGCCGACGCGGGCGACGCCCTGCGGGCGCTCGCGGAGGCGCTGCCGGAGGCGCGGACGACGCATGCCGCCTGGCGACGACGCGTCGCCTCGGCCATCCCCGCAGCCGTGCGCTCCGAGCGCTACCGGGGATCCCCGCTGGCCGCCGTGCTGCGGTCGCTCGCGGATGCGCTCCCCGAGGGCACCGTGGTGGTCCACGAGAACGGGCTCCGCGACATCTGGAGCTACCTCGCGCCCGTCTTCCGGCTGCCCGACGGCTGCACGGCGGTGGCACCCTCCGAGCTGACGACGCTCGGATCCGGCGTCGCCGCAGCCGCGGGCATCGCGCTGGGCGGCGCACCCCTCACGGTGTGCATCTGCGGCGACGGCGCCTTCTCGACTCTCCTGCCCGACCTCGGCCTCTTCGCCCGGCGCCCGATGCCGCTGCTGTACGTGATCCTCGACGACGGCGGCTACGGCTGGCTCGACAGCCAGGCGCGGGCTGCGGGTCTCGCGTCGGACTTCACCCGGGGGTCGCTCATCGAGGCGCTGCTCCCCTCGGTCGGCGGATCCTGCGAGGTCCTCACGGTCGGAGACGGGGGCGATCCCGCACCCGTGCTCCGCGACGCCGTGGCCCGCGCCGGACTCGGCCGGGTGACCCTCGTGCGGGTGCCGGTCGGCCGCGCGGACGTCCCGCCCCTGAACGAGGCGCCATGA
- a CDS encoding flavoprotein codes for MTPAPETFSRPRDLPLARGRLLLIGTGAFGVTQLPQWIVALRRWYGVDVRTCVTHSAVRLVAPGALAVASGHAVAGPDWDTSTGRVPHRDLASWPDLVIVAPATTAFIGKLAHGQPDSLALACAMDTSAPVVVAPSLPEGTSRFPPVVRNLRSLAADGIFVVPTIAGVSLDDGGPTTGAMAGLVDILRHARHAVHAPGSPEDASRERESHE; via the coding sequence ATGACGCCGGCGCCGGAGACGTTCAGCCGACCGCGCGACCTGCCGCTCGCCCGGGGGCGACTGCTGCTCATCGGCACGGGCGCGTTCGGGGTCACCCAGCTGCCGCAGTGGATCGTCGCGCTGCGGCGTTGGTACGGGGTGGACGTCCGCACCTGCGTGACCCACTCCGCCGTCCGCCTGGTCGCGCCGGGCGCGCTCGCCGTGGCCAGCGGTCACGCGGTCGCCGGCCCCGACTGGGACACGTCGACCGGTCGGGTGCCGCACCGGGACCTCGCGTCGTGGCCCGACCTCGTGATCGTCGCCCCCGCGACGACCGCCTTCATCGGCAAGCTGGCCCACGGTCAGCCCGACAGCCTCGCCCTGGCCTGCGCCATGGACACGTCCGCGCCCGTGGTGGTCGCGCCGTCCCTCCCTGAGGGGACCTCCCGCTTCCCGCCGGTGGTGCGGAACCTCCGGTCGCTCGCGGCGGACGGGATCTTCGTGGTGCCGACCATCGCCGGGGTCTCCCTGGACGACGGAGGTCCCACGACGGGTGCCATGGCCGGGCTCGTCGACATCCTCCGGCACGCCAGACATGCCGTCCACGCGCCCGGGTCTCCCGAGGACGCATCACGAGAAAGGGAAAGCCATGAATGA
- a CDS encoding GAP family protein, with protein sequence MTLSVLGLALLDSLNPSAIVVSLLIVVARFDDRRRMAASLLAYAAGITVAMVGVGVALMLGLRVLIDQVLRDVPERALDVAQLVVGVIILLIGALTPAKPKRARRPLDLDRGAGRLFVLGLGVTVVELSSALPYLAAVGILTSADLPPVQWVAWLVAYSAVVVLPVVLILLIGLATASREGAREWAAKRADSMRQAGRGLILTILFLLGLFLTADAVTRLGVFDGLPGA encoded by the coding sequence GTGACGCTCTCCGTGCTCGGCCTCGCCCTGCTCGACAGCCTCAACCCGTCCGCCATCGTCGTGTCGCTGCTCATCGTGGTCGCGCGGTTCGACGACCGTCGGCGCATGGCCGCCTCCCTGCTCGCCTACGCCGCCGGCATCACGGTCGCCATGGTGGGCGTGGGCGTCGCCCTCATGCTCGGGCTGCGGGTCCTGATCGACCAGGTCCTCCGCGACGTGCCCGAGCGCGCCCTCGACGTCGCGCAGCTCGTGGTCGGGGTGATCATCCTGCTCATCGGGGCGCTGACGCCCGCCAAGCCGAAGCGGGCGCGCCGCCCGCTCGACCTCGACCGGGGCGCGGGGCGCCTGTTCGTGCTGGGGCTCGGCGTCACGGTCGTGGAGCTGTCGAGCGCGCTGCCGTACCTGGCGGCCGTCGGGATCCTCACGAGCGCCGATCTCCCGCCGGTGCAGTGGGTCGCGTGGCTGGTCGCCTACAGCGCCGTCGTGGTCCTGCCCGTCGTGCTCATCCTGCTGATCGGGCTGGCCACGGCCTCCCGTGAGGGCGCGCGCGAGTGGGCCGCGAAGCGGGCCGACTCCATGCGCCAGGCGGGACGCGGCCTGATCCTCACGATCCTGTTCCTGCTCGGCCTCTTCCTCACCGCGGACGCCGTCACCCGGCTCGGCGTGTTCGACGGGCTGCCGGGGGCCTGA
- a CDS encoding DUF3151 domain-containing protein, with the protein MTGENLLGVPETRLADEPEVAARIQDADGHHDTLGAIAADHPQSSLVWALLSDSAYVQGDRIASYAFARVGYHRGLDSLRKSGWKGQGPVPWSHEPNRGVLRSLYALRRAAAAIGEEDEVSRLSAFLRDADPTAAGHIEAMTAGALPPTEAIVIRGQD; encoded by the coding sequence GTGACTGGAGAGAACCTGCTCGGCGTGCCCGAGACGCGCCTGGCTGACGAGCCCGAGGTCGCCGCCCGCATCCAGGATGCCGACGGCCACCACGACACCCTCGGCGCCATCGCCGCCGACCACCCGCAGTCGTCGCTCGTATGGGCGCTCCTGTCGGACTCCGCGTACGTCCAGGGCGACCGCATCGCCTCCTACGCCTTCGCCCGCGTCGGCTACCACCGCGGCCTCGACTCGCTGCGGAAGTCCGGCTGGAAGGGCCAGGGCCCCGTGCCGTGGAGCCACGAGCCCAACCGCGGCGTCCTCCGCTCCCTCTACGCGCTGCGTCGCGCGGCCGCCGCCATCGGCGAGGAGGACGAGGTCTCGCGCCTCAGCGCCTTCCTGCGCGATGCGGATCCCACGGCGGCCGGCCACATCGAGGCGATGACGGCCGGGGCGCTCCCGCCCACGGAGGCCATCGTCATCCGCGGCCAGGACTGA
- a CDS encoding ABC transporter permease codes for MRAGFVISEAVSHLRERPLRTVLSASAVAVGAFTLTLTSGIGAGVNQYIAAQERSIGAEDVVIVTPAGLGEGGLTPYSSEAAGSAAISEDDIRAMGDAAGVERVEPVAPASPEFVRIEDERFVAPMADAVPGMRFDVVAGEQLDVEGAEPEILLPLSAVRDSSFAEPSDAVGRSVTFGIVSADGQTRTVDAEIAGVVEKTITGDAIRPNFALSRAMLDIQRTGLPDGSPVSYSGAVLTSTAVPETIADMQDRGFAAQTVSDQLGSFRDVVDVAVLVLGAFSALALLSAGFGIVNSMLTSVQQRTRTIGLFRALGGSRAALAVITTTESLLTALIGGLSAMALAVGLGWSLAPSVARGMGLDLPGFSLFVASPGALLVIAAIVVGLAVVAAVVPARRAARMDPVTALQEE; via the coding sequence ATGAGGGCCGGGTTCGTCATCTCCGAGGCCGTGTCGCATCTGCGCGAACGGCCCCTCCGCACGGTGCTCAGCGCCAGCGCCGTCGCCGTGGGCGCCTTCACCCTCACCCTCACGAGCGGCATCGGGGCCGGCGTCAACCAGTACATCGCCGCGCAGGAACGCTCCATCGGGGCCGAGGACGTCGTCATCGTGACGCCGGCCGGGCTCGGCGAGGGCGGCCTGACGCCCTACAGCAGCGAGGCGGCCGGGTCCGCGGCGATCTCCGAGGACGACATCCGCGCGATGGGCGACGCAGCCGGCGTGGAGCGGGTCGAGCCCGTGGCACCCGCCAGCCCGGAGTTCGTGCGGATCGAGGACGAGCGCTTCGTCGCCCCCATGGCCGACGCCGTGCCGGGCATGCGATTCGACGTGGTGGCCGGCGAGCAGCTCGACGTCGAGGGCGCCGAGCCGGAGATCCTCCTCCCGCTCTCCGCCGTCCGGGATTCGTCGTTCGCCGAGCCGAGCGACGCCGTGGGCCGGTCCGTGACCTTCGGGATCGTGTCGGCAGACGGGCAGACCCGCACAGTGGACGCCGAGATCGCGGGCGTGGTCGAGAAGACCATCACGGGGGATGCCATCCGCCCGAACTTCGCCCTCAGCCGCGCGATGCTCGACATCCAGCGCACGGGACTGCCCGACGGGAGCCCCGTCTCGTACTCGGGAGCGGTGCTCACGTCGACGGCGGTCCCGGAGACCATCGCCGACATGCAGGACCGCGGCTTCGCCGCCCAGACGGTCTCCGACCAGCTCGGGTCGTTCCGCGACGTCGTCGACGTCGCCGTGCTCGTGCTCGGCGCGTTCTCCGCGCTCGCCCTGCTCTCGGCGGGCTTCGGGATCGTGAACTCCATGCTGACGTCGGTGCAGCAGCGCACCCGCACCATCGGGCTGTTCCGCGCGCTCGGCGGATCCCGGGCCGCGCTGGCGGTCATCACGACGACCGAGTCGCTCCTGACGGCGCTCATCGGGGGTCTGTCCGCGATGGCCCTCGCCGTCGGCCTCGGGTGGTCGCTCGCCCCGTCGGTCGCGCGCGGCATGGGGCTCGACCTCCCCGGCTTCTCGCTCTTCGTCGCCTCGCCGGGCGCGCTGCTCGTGATCGCCGCCATCGTCGTCGGCCTCGCGGTCGTCGCGGCCGTCGTCCCCGCGCGCCGCGCGGCGAGGATGGATCCCGTCACGGCCCTGCAGGAGGAGTGA